A single region of the Latilactobacillus curvatus JCM 1096 = DSM 20019 genome encodes:
- the rfbC gene encoding dTDP-4-dehydrorhamnose 3,5-epimerase — protein sequence MGKLKVTTTKLQDVKIIEPAVFGDHRGFFTESYSERDFKEAGIDVDFIQDNHSLSTQAGVLRGLHFQRGKAAQTKLIRVVTGAVLDVIVDVRAGSPTYKQWEGYILSASNHRQLLVPKGFAHGFVTLTDNVNFLYKCDGYYDAEADGGISFKSPELNIDWPIDFDQAITSEKDANQPTFTEFEKDNPFVYGEI from the coding sequence ATGGGTAAGTTAAAAGTCACAACAACTAAATTACAAGACGTTAAAATTATTGAACCAGCTGTCTTTGGCGATCATCGTGGATTCTTCACAGAATCTTATTCAGAACGCGATTTTAAAGAAGCGGGCATTGATGTTGATTTCATTCAAGATAATCACTCACTTTCAACGCAAGCAGGCGTTTTACGAGGTTTACATTTCCAACGTGGCAAAGCTGCGCAAACGAAATTAATTCGCGTAGTGACTGGGGCTGTCTTAGATGTCATCGTTGACGTTCGTGCAGGTTCACCAACTTACAAACAATGGGAAGGGTACATCCTTTCTGCCAGCAATCACCGTCAATTACTTGTTCCAAAGGGCTTCGCCCATGGCTTTGTCACTTTGACGGATAACGTTAACTTCTTGTATAAATGTGATGGCTACTACGATGCAGAAGCCGACGGCGGCATTTCATTCAAGTCGCCAGAATTAAATATTGATTGGCCAATCGATTTTGATCAAGCCATTACGTCTGAAAAAGATGCCAACCAACCAACCTTTACTGAATTTGAAAAAGATAATCCGTTTGTTTACGGTGAAATTTAA